AGGCTGCGGTAATCGGCGCCCTGCAGGTCGGGCTGGATGCCCAGCAGGTTGCCGCGGCCGCGGTCCTGGCCCTGGTCGAAGGCCAGCGAGCTACGCAGGTCGCTGAGGATGTAGCTATCCGGGCGCCACTGGGCCCAGGCGACGTAGGCGAGCAGGGCAAGTGGCAGGAGCAGCCAGAGGGCGCGGCGGAGCAGGGTGAGCATGGGAAGGCCTGTGAATCCGGTGAGGTCGCCAGACTAGGCCAAGGCGCCGCGCTTGCCTAGTCGCGCTGTCATTTATGATCAATAAGTTGTGCATTTCGATCATTGAGTGGTCGGCGGTCGCTCTTTATCGTCTGCCGCACAACGACCGTGCACGGAGCAGTGCGCGGCGCCCCGTGACAAGCCCGACGCTGTGGAGATGACCATGAGCAACGCCTACCCGAACCTGCTGGCTCCGCTGGACCTCGGTTTCACCACCCTGAAGAACCGTACCCTGATGGGCTCCATGCACACCGGCCTGGAGGAGAAGCCGGGCGGTTTCGAGCGCATGGCGGCCTACTTCGCCGAGCGCGCCCGCGGTGGCGTCGGCCTGATGGTCACCGGCGGCATCGGCCCGAACGAGGAGGGCGGTGTCTATTCCGGCGCAGCCAAACTGACCACCCCGGAAGAAGCCGAGAAGCACAAGATCGTCACCCGTGCGGTGCATGAGGCGGACGGCAAGATCTGCATGCAGATCCTCCATGCCGGCCGCTATGCCTACAGCCCCAAATCGGTGGCGCCGAGCGCCATCCAGGCGCCGATCAACCCGTTCAAGCCCCAGGAGCTGGACGAGGCGGGCATCGAGAAGCAGATCCAGGACTTTGTCACCTGCTCGCTGCTGGCCCAGCAGGCCGAGTACGACGGCGTCGAGATCATGGGTTCGGAAGGCTACTTCATCAACCAGTTCCTGGTCGCCCACACCAACCACCGTACCGACCGCTGGGGCGGCAGCTACGAGAACCGCATGCGCCTGCCGGTGGAGATCGTCCGTCGCGTGCGCGAGGCCGTGGGGCCGAACTTCATCATCATCTATCGCCTGTCCATGCTCGACCTGGTCGAGGGCGGCAGCACCTGGGACGAGATCGTGATGCTGGCCAAGGCCATCGAGAAGGCCGGCGCCACCATCATCAACACCGGCATCGGCTGGCACGAGGCGCGCATCCCGACCATCGCCACCAAGGTGCCGCGCGCCGCCTTCACCAAGGTCACCGCCAAGCTGCGCGGCGAGGTGAGCATCCCGCTGTGCACCACCAACCGCATCAACACCCCGGAAGTGGCCGAGCAGGTGCTGGCCGAGGGTGATGCCGACATGGTGTCCATGGCCCGTCCGTTCCTCGCCGACCCCGAGTTCGTCAACAAGGCCGCCGCCGGCCGCGCCGACGAGATCAACACCTGCATCGGCTGTAACCAAGCCTGCCTGGACCACACCTTCGGCGGCAAACTGACCAGCTGCCTGGTCAACCCGCGCGCCTGCCACGAGACCGAGCTGAACTACATCCCGACCACCACGGTGAAGAAGATCGCCGTGGTCGGTGCCGGCCCGGCCGGCCTGTCCGCCGCCACCG
This DNA window, taken from Pseudomonas alcaligenes, encodes the following:
- a CDS encoding FAD-dependent oxidoreductase, producing the protein MSNAYPNLLAPLDLGFTTLKNRTLMGSMHTGLEEKPGGFERMAAYFAERARGGVGLMVTGGIGPNEEGGVYSGAAKLTTPEEAEKHKIVTRAVHEADGKICMQILHAGRYAYSPKSVAPSAIQAPINPFKPQELDEAGIEKQIQDFVTCSLLAQQAEYDGVEIMGSEGYFINQFLVAHTNHRTDRWGGSYENRMRLPVEIVRRVREAVGPNFIIIYRLSMLDLVEGGSTWDEIVMLAKAIEKAGATIINTGIGWHEARIPTIATKVPRAAFTKVTAKLRGEVSIPLCTTNRINTPEVAEQVLAEGDADMVSMARPFLADPEFVNKAAAGRADEINTCIGCNQACLDHTFGGKLTSCLVNPRACHETELNYIPTTTVKKIAVVGAGPAGLSAATVAAERGHQVTLFDAAGEIGGQFNVAKRVPGKEEFYETLRYFKKKLETTGVDLRLNTRVSADDLVKGGYDEIILATGIVPRTPAIPGIEHAKVISYLDAILQRKPVGQKVAVIGAGGIGFDVSEFITHQGEATSLNREAFWKEWGIDTALEARGGIAGIKAEVHPAARQVFLLQRKKSKVGDGLGKTTGWIHRTGLKNKNVQMLNSVEYLKVDDAGLHIRIAEGEPQLLPVDTVIVCAGQDPLRELHDDLVAAGQNVHLIGGADVAAELDAKRAINQGSRLAAEL